The segment GGGCGGCCGATGAAGAGAACCGTGACCAGATCGCCGAGGCGGCAGGCCTGATCCGGGTAACCGGTGCTGGCGTACCGGAGGGCGAGCAGCACTGGCCCTACAGCGAAATCTACCAACGGCAGATGCAGGCCGAGCTTGGCGAGGACACCGAGGTACGGCTGCGCATCCATGCACCGCCTGCCTTGTGGGTCAACGCGCCCAGCCTGGGCCCGGGCTGGCTGAAAGTGCCGTTGTATCCCCACCCGTTGCGCGGGCAGAAAATCTGGAACGTGCTGGGCTGGTTCCTGGCCATTGGCTTGCTGTCCACTGCCTCAGCCTGGATATTCGTGCGTCAGTTGAACCAGCCGCTCAAACGCCTGGTGTTCGCCGCGCGCCAGCTTGGCCAGGGGCGCAGTGTGCGCCTGCCGGTCAGCGACACGCCCAGCGAAATGACCGAGGTGTACAAAGCCTTCAACCAGATGGCCGAGGATGTCGAGCAAGCCGGGCGCGAGCGCGAGTTGATGCTGGCTGGCGTCTCCCACGACTTGCGCACCCCGCTGACCCGGCTGAGACTTTCACTGTCCTTGCTCGGCAGCGACAGTGAGCTGAGCGACGACATGGTGCGCGATATCGAAGACATGGACGCCATTCTCGACCAGTTCCTGGCGTTCATTCGCGACGGGCGGGACGAGCCCCTCGAAGAAGTCGATCTTGGCGCGTTGGTGCGTGAAGTGGTCGCACCCTACAACCAGCCCGAGGAACGTGTTCGCTTGTGCCTGGAGCCCATACCGCCGTTTCCATTGCGCCGGGTGTCGCTCAAGCGCATGTTGGGCAACCTGATTGGCAATGCCCTGCACCATGCGGGCAAGGGCGTCGAGGTTGCAGCCTATGTCTCGGGGGACGAAAGCGCCCCGTATGTGGTGCTGAGCGTGCTTGACCGAGGGGCAGGAATCGACGAATCCGAGCTCGAGACCATCTTCAACCCGTTCATTCGGGGTGACCGTGCCCGAGGCGGCAAAGGCACCGGGCTGGGCCTGGCCATCGTCAAGCGAATCGCCGCCCAGCATGGCGGCAACGTCGAGCTGCGCAATCGTTCTGGGGGCGGTATCGAAGCGCGGGTACGGTTACCCTTGGGGCTGCTATTGCCGCGCAACGCTGTCTGATCGCAAGTCTGGCACTGGCGTGCTTCCAGGGGCCGATCAGCCACCGAGGAAGCAGGCTGGCCTGGTAGGCAGCCAGCGGGGCGATCAGCCCTTGCCCTTGGTTCGGGTCTGGTTGGGCCCGCCGTTCTTCTCCAGGTGTTCGAAAATCATGCCGGCTACGTCCTTGCCGGTAGTCACCTCGATGCCCTCCAGCCCCGGTGACGAGTTGACCTCCATCACCAGTGGGCCGTGGTTGGAGCGCAGAATGTCGACGCCGGCCACGCTCAAGCCCATTACCTTGGCTGCGCGAATAGCCGTCATGCGCTCTTCCGGGGTGATCTTGATCAGGCTGGCAACCCCACCACGGTGCAGGTTGGAGCGAAACTCGCCGGGTTTGGCCTGGCGTTTCATCGACGCGATCACCTTGTCACCCACCACGAAGCAGCGGATATCAGCGCCACCGGCTTCCTTGATGTACTCCTGGACCATGATGTTCTGCTTGAGCCCCATGAAGGCTTCGATCACAGATTCGGCTGCCTTCGTGGTTTCGCACAGCACCACGCCAATGCCTTGGGTGCCCTCGAGGACCTTGATCACCAGCGGGGCGCCGTGGACCATCTGGATCAGGTCCGGAATGTCATCGGGCGAATGGGCGAAGCCAGTTACCGGCAAGCCAATGCCGCGGCGTGACAGCAATTGCAACGAGCGCAGCTTGTCGCGCGAACGTGCGATGGCGACCGACTCGTTG is part of the Pseudomonas parafulva genome and harbors:
- a CDS encoding ATP-binding protein, with protein sequence MKTPLWFPQSFFARTLWLVLIVVLFSKALTLVYLLMNEDVLVDRQYSHGVALTLRAYWAADEENRDQIAEAAGLIRVTGAGVPEGEQHWPYSEIYQRQMQAELGEDTEVRLRIHAPPALWVNAPSLGPGWLKVPLYPHPLRGQKIWNVLGWFLAIGLLSTASAWIFVRQLNQPLKRLVFAARQLGQGRSVRLPVSDTPSEMTEVYKAFNQMAEDVEQAGRERELMLAGVSHDLRTPLTRLRLSLSLLGSDSELSDDMVRDIEDMDAILDQFLAFIRDGRDEPLEEVDLGALVREVVAPYNQPEERVRLCLEPIPPFPLRRVSLKRMLGNLIGNALHHAGKGVEVAAYVSGDESAPYVVLSVLDRGAGIDESELETIFNPFIRGDRARGGKGTGLGLAIVKRIAAQHGGNVELRNRSGGGIEARVRLPLGLLLPRNAV
- the rimK gene encoding 30S ribosomal protein S6--L-glutamate ligase, whose product is MKIAVLSRNPRLYSTRRLVEAGTQRGHEMVVIDTLRAYMNIASHKPQIHYRGKPLEGFDAVIPRIGASVTFYGCAVLRQFEMMGVYPLNESVAIARSRDKLRSLQLLSRRGIGLPVTGFAHSPDDIPDLIQMVHGAPLVIKVLEGTQGIGVVLCETTKAAESVIEAFMGLKQNIMVQEYIKEAGGADIRCFVVGDKVIASMKRQAKPGEFRSNLHRGGVASLIKITPEERMTAIRAAKVMGLSVAGVDILRSNHGPLVMEVNSSPGLEGIEVTTGKDVAGMIFEHLEKNGGPNQTRTKGKG